A window of the Butyricimonas faecalis genome harbors these coding sequences:
- a CDS encoding TlpA disulfide reductase family protein yields MKTSMFVVLASLFMACGTPKDGYVLKGDLKNAGNGYAVISVTDHAGTSVIADTAKMSGGKFCFEGKTPFVATCSLQVAPEGKEVLDMLIVLENSPIVLQGDWANLERNAMGGTFIRDMKVTGGKNTEVCNLLDEVYFSTRRLPEFKDYERLEKWFASLDENTEMTDEVIRKGDTLQELEDRFRELVFGKQLEIMAAHPSSEAAALYLTPMIGGMKLEEFERVFGQFDETVRNSEIVAGIRKELETRQRLAPGRVAPVFSLAQRDGQMLSLADLRGKVVLVDFWASWCGPCRALFPWAKEFYKKYHDKGVEILGVSVDDDVKAWGKAVDTEKLPWLHVRDAKLPNGKRAASDLYDVTGIPHLVLIDREGKIVKSGYIEYELEKLVDGLLMDKETVK; encoded by the coding sequence ATGAAAACAAGTATGTTTGTTGTGCTTGCAAGCCTGTTTATGGCTTGCGGCACACCTAAGGACGGCTATGTGCTAAAAGGAGACCTGAAAAATGCAGGAAATGGGTATGCGGTGATCTCCGTGACCGACCACGCGGGCACATCGGTGATAGCAGATACAGCCAAAATGAGTGGGGGAAAATTCTGTTTCGAGGGTAAAACACCTTTCGTGGCGACATGCTCCTTGCAGGTGGCACCGGAAGGGAAAGAGGTGTTGGATATGCTCATCGTGTTGGAGAACAGCCCGATTGTGTTGCAAGGCGATTGGGCCAATCTGGAACGGAATGCCATGGGCGGCACATTTATCCGGGATATGAAAGTCACGGGAGGTAAGAATACCGAGGTATGCAATCTGCTGGACGAGGTGTATTTTTCCACTCGGAGATTGCCGGAGTTCAAGGATTATGAACGATTGGAAAAGTGGTTTGCTTCGTTGGATGAAAACACGGAGATGACGGATGAGGTGATCCGAAAAGGGGATACGTTGCAGGAGTTGGAGGATCGTTTTCGAGAATTAGTATTCGGGAAACAGCTGGAAATCATGGCAGCACATCCGTCATCGGAAGCGGCAGCCTTGTATTTGACTCCCATGATCGGGGGCATGAAGTTGGAAGAGTTTGAGCGGGTGTTCGGGCAGTTTGACGAGACGGTGCGGAATAGTGAGATCGTAGCAGGCATACGCAAGGAATTGGAAACCCGTCAGCGTCTGGCACCGGGACGGGTAGCTCCCGTGTTCTCGCTGGCCCAGCGTGACGGACAGATGCTTTCGCTCGCCGATTTACGCGGTAAGGTGGTGTTGGTGGATTTCTGGGCGAGTTGGTGTGGCCCGTGTCGTGCTCTTTTCCCTTGGGCGAAGGAGTTTTACAAGAAGTATCATGATAAAGGGGTGGAAATTCTTGGTGTCAGCGTGGATGATGACGTGAAAGCATGGGGAAAAGCCGTGGATACGGAAAAATTGCCGTGGTTGCATGTACGGGATGCAAAACTCCCGAATGGAAAGCGTGCGGCGAGTGATTTGTATGACGTGACAGGTATTCCGCATCTCGTGTTGATCGATCGCGAGGGGAAAATAGTCAAGAGCGGTTATATCGAGTATGAGTTGGAGAAGTTGGTGGATGGTTTGTTAATGGATAAGGAGACAGTAAAGTAG
- a CDS encoding RNA polymerase sigma-70 factor: protein MDTRDVDIIQEFARGGERAFRVLYDRYAVALRYFAAKYLNEDTMIDDVVQDAFVDLWEKRADFRGEYAVKAYLYKAVRNDCLNLMRHQQVEDKYAKRVVTEGEDSESFLDRILESEIFQTLSDVFNELPPACKEVYQMSLDGKSHEEIAQTLNISVNTVKKHKNNANHYMRERLKNVLSILAWIS, encoded by the coding sequence TTGGATACAAGAGATGTAGATATAATCCAGGAATTTGCTCGCGGAGGGGAGAGGGCGTTTCGTGTCTTGTACGATAGGTATGCGGTTGCATTACGTTATTTTGCCGCGAAGTACTTGAACGAGGACACGATGATTGATGATGTCGTGCAGGATGCTTTTGTCGATTTGTGGGAGAAAAGGGCGGATTTCCGGGGGGAATATGCCGTGAAAGCTTATCTGTATAAAGCTGTGCGGAATGATTGTCTCAATTTGATGCGCCACCAACAGGTGGAGGATAAGTATGCCAAGCGGGTGGTTACGGAGGGGGAGGATTCCGAATCATTTTTGGATCGGATTCTGGAATCAGAGATTTTCCAGACCCTATCGGATGTATTCAATGAATTACCCCCGGCGTGTAAAGAAGTCTACCAGATGAGTCTTGACGGGAAAAGCCATGAAGAGATCGCACAAACGTTGAATATATCGGTTAACACGGTCAAAAAGCATAAGAACAATGCTAATCATTACATGAGGGAGCGGTTGAAAAATGTTCTTTCTATACTTGCTTGGATTTCTTGA
- a CDS encoding TlpA disulfide reductase family protein: MKKCLILLVMSVLFACNGQAGYVLKGVFKNAGNGTAILTLLSDEKLLISDTVKMKDGKFVFEGETPCVGFALVTIAPEGKKAVQVRLALENSKIEMKGDWNNVEMSEEEELVVKGMTITGSKNHDVYEELSKQWKVVEALPEFEKYAELAKKVLDDPDILQDTTFYWGYRKEFDAYWARIKDEQLKIMAANPSVATAAYWLYFMMNDNMPLEKLEQVFGQFDKEVRESDLVKEVRENIELRQRIEPGRPAPEFTLARRDGSSLSLSDFRGKVVVIDFWASWCRPCRASFSWVREFYKEYKDKGVEIIGVSIDANRASWEKALDEEQLPWPLVIDETVKGKARVGGLYHVLAIPMFVVVDKEGKIVVRAHMEQKELSEVVEKALRK, translated from the coding sequence ATGAAAAAATGTTTGATATTGTTAGTAATGAGTGTGTTGTTCGCTTGTAACGGCCAAGCGGGATATGTATTGAAAGGCGTGTTTAAAAATGCTGGAAACGGTACCGCTATTTTGACCTTGCTTTCTGACGAAAAATTATTGATTAGCGACACGGTGAAGATGAAGGATGGAAAATTCGTGTTCGAGGGCGAAACCCCGTGCGTGGGATTTGCCTTGGTGACGATAGCTCCGGAAGGGAAAAAAGCGGTTCAAGTTAGATTGGCGTTGGAGAATAGCAAGATAGAGATGAAAGGGGATTGGAATAACGTGGAGATGAGCGAGGAAGAGGAGTTGGTTGTCAAGGGTATGACAATTACAGGTTCCAAAAACCATGATGTATATGAAGAATTAAGCAAACAGTGGAAAGTGGTGGAAGCATTGCCGGAGTTTGAGAAATATGCAGAATTGGCAAAAAAAGTGCTGGATGATCCGGATATCTTGCAAGATACGACTTTTTATTGGGGATATAGAAAAGAGTTTGATGCTTATTGGGCGCGAATAAAGGACGAGCAATTGAAGATTATGGCTGCAAACCCCTCCGTGGCAACGGCTGCTTACTGGTTGTATTTTATGATGAACGATAATATGCCGTTGGAGAAGTTGGAACAAGTGTTCGGACAATTTGACAAGGAGGTGCGGGAGAGCGACTTGGTGAAAGAAGTGCGGGAAAATATCGAGTTAAGGCAACGGATAGAACCGGGACGTCCGGCACCGGAGTTCACGTTAGCACGGCGGGATGGTTCATCTTTGAGCCTGTCTGATTTCCGTGGCAAAGTGGTGGTCATTGATTTTTGGGCAAGCTGGTGCAGACCGTGCCGTGCTTCTTTCTCTTGGGTACGGGAATTTTACAAGGAGTACAAGGATAAAGGTGTAGAGATTATCGGAGTAAGCATCGATGCTAACCGGGCTTCGTGGGAGAAAGCTTTGGATGAGGAGCAGTTACCGTGGCCGCTGGTGATTGACGAAACGGTGAAGGGCAAAGCTCGAGTGGGAGGATTGTATCATGTATTGGCCATCCCGATGTTTGTGGTGGTAGATAAAGAGGGTAAGATTGTGGTGCGGGCACACATGGAGCAAAAGGAACTGTCGGAAGTCGTGGAGAAGGCATTGAGAAAGTAG
- a CDS encoding ATP-binding protein — translation MRFEREHYINKLISSKHNHLIKIVTGLRRVGKSYLLFNLYKQHLLTNGVDVNHIIELQLDSFAHRKYRKAETLYEYVENLTNQDSQMYYVMIDEVQMLEDFVDVLNGFLHIENLDVYVTGSNAKFLSSDIVTEFRGRGVQIHLQPLSFKEIKEVSDEDTSSLWRDYIYYGGLPMVVLENDKARKAEVLQELLKETYLSDIINRNSVKNDAELEELFCLLASNIGTLTNPNKLANTFVSEKKVKIGHNTIKTYIDYFIDSFLINKAVRYDIKGKKYIDTPYKYYFADLGLRNALLNFRQVEPTHIMENIIYNHLIGHGYKVDVGCVTFYQKDDEGKTVRITLEIDFVCNRGSERVYIQSAYSLPDEDKQKQEQRSLTLTNDSFTKIIITTDDIPTHTTANGIIMMNVFDYLLG, via the coding sequence ATGAGGTTCGAAAGAGAGCATTATATCAATAAGTTGATAAGCAGTAAACACAATCACTTGATTAAGATTGTTACTGGGTTACGACGAGTAGGCAAATCGTATTTGCTATTCAACCTTTATAAACAACACCTTTTGACAAATGGTGTTGATGTTAATCATATTATAGAGTTACAGCTTGATTCTTTTGCACATAGGAAATATCGCAAGGCTGAAACTCTATATGAATATGTTGAAAACCTGACTAATCAAGATTCTCAAATGTATTATGTGATGATTGATGAAGTTCAGATGTTGGAGGATTTCGTAGATGTCCTTAATGGTTTTCTACATATAGAAAATCTTGATGTATACGTAACAGGAAGCAATGCAAAATTTCTGTCTTCAGATATCGTTACTGAGTTCAGAGGACGTGGAGTTCAAATCCATCTTCAACCATTATCTTTTAAAGAAATAAAAGAGGTCTCAGACGAAGATACCTCTTCATTGTGGCGCGATTACATTTACTATGGTGGTCTACCAATGGTTGTCCTTGAGAATGATAAAGCACGAAAAGCTGAAGTGCTTCAAGAACTGCTTAAAGAGACATATTTAAGTGATATAATCAACCGCAACAGTGTGAAAAATGATGCAGAATTGGAAGAGTTGTTCTGTCTTTTGGCATCTAATATCGGAACATTGACCAATCCCAATAAGCTTGCAAATACATTCGTCAGTGAGAAGAAGGTAAAAATAGGCCACAATACAATAAAGACTTATATAGATTACTTTATTGATTCTTTTCTCATAAACAAAGCAGTTCGTTATGACATCAAAGGAAAGAAATATATCGATACACCTTACAAATACTATTTTGCAGACTTGGGATTACGTAATGCACTTCTTAATTTTCGGCAAGTGGAACCAACTCACATCATGGAGAATATCATATACAATCATCTGATAGGTCATGGTTATAAAGTGGATGTGGGGTGTGTTACATTTTATCAGAAAGATGATGAAGGTAAAACTGTTAGAATCACACTTGAGATTGATTTTGTTTGTAATAGAGGCAGTGAAAGAGTATACATACAATCCGCCTATTCGTTGCCGGACGAAGATAAACAAAAGCAAGAACAACGTTCCCTTACTCTAACGAACGACTCTTTTACAAAAATAATTATCACAACTGATGATATTCCAACACATACGACGGCAAACGGTATTATCATGATGAATGTCTTTGATTACCTTCTGGGGTAA
- a CDS encoding SusC/RagA family TonB-linked outer membrane protein: MKKKCYAYVDRHRKLMKLILMMKATFILSVLFALQVHAGVYSQQVRMSMEFESASIKQIINEIKLHTEFSFVYSDADLEGIVNKDVMFKDATIEDILNSCLKGTGLKYSIEEKTIVIWKKTVLPQKQVAERIVKGVVLDKQGTPLPGTTVVLKGTTSGVVADSIGRFQIKLPEQGTHVLVFSFVGMKKQEIPVSGKEFIKVVLEEDSENLGDVVVTGYQTISKERATGAYSIVDAETLGRKPTSNLAQALVGLVPGLTVVSAPVDGQVRFAIRGQGTISQVSMGGANWKADNDPLIVVDGFPISGYMLESDPFSSINPNDVESVTVLKDAAATSIYGARAANGVIVITTKRGKSKSRLDISADAYWSVSSRADLDYLFNMASAENQFRFEELVHKYKPINLTSNDPYLRASARRFYMSAPYSMLYERDNRRNLTAEEYEAKKRELIERGNRGAWKDDLNEYIFQRMVRQQYNVSLRGAAEKLNYAFSASYDDEDSYLQENGSRRLLLNLSSNARLTRNLSFELAVNTMFSREENNGTSIESVRGWLSPWTRLKDDEGNFTHISTSQTVYEPLLMSGDYYAGKTPADWTYNPVTDRDYTDNYSKTMNYRIQGGFEYRTDWGLNVSAKGQYEQRRYNEHVSYDPESFYVRDLYNTYSTLNEVGRYISYFPTGGVFSNKGHTYEAYNLRGQVDYNYEKDKHAFNALFGTEVISATTESDPKVTRYGYNKYTNSVLTELDYVTRKENIFGVSSYMPFEKLGSLSTLEDRFFSVYANAAYTYDNRYSVTVSFRTDASNFQAESVRDKFSPFWSFGASWLISNEQFMEQETWVDQLKLRVSYGLAGIAAGKSGTSSVTTVEVHPGSLIYSGGESFNKIAERGNNTLTWEKSRTLNIGADVAFFGHKLSGSVEFYNKFSYDVLANTTVPVISQGVESMKLNNAEIVNRGVEFSISSNLPVVGDLSWNGTLNYSYNHNELKKFGYTGPYMAVGNSYVEGRPIGSYSVLKPAGYSPEGYVMLEGKDGSLETIMDYYSGHVMDFVTPQDGQTADDNNWAYYLGTTEPKSTLSFSNMFTWKGVTFSFMLTGQFGYYVMTDYYDSFSLNTNNLAAYSKRLDRAFEVYDEGYANQTSYSELPLYNDDNKAGFVEGYAASGTAMAAMYFRNNFIKGDHIRLNEIFLGYDLPQSLLAKQGVFSRINVYAQASNLGLIWSANGKMDPNYPLGSLKPMPVFTFGLKLGFKNW; encoded by the coding sequence ATGAAAAAAAAGTGTTATGCCTACGTGGATAGGCATAGAAAATTAATGAAGTTAATTCTAATGATGAAGGCGACGTTTATTTTATCGGTTTTATTCGCACTACAAGTGCATGCCGGGGTTTATTCCCAGCAGGTACGGATGAGTATGGAATTTGAAAGTGCGTCGATTAAACAAATTATTAACGAGATCAAATTGCACACGGAGTTCAGTTTCGTGTACAGTGATGCGGATTTAGAAGGGATTGTGAATAAGGATGTTATGTTTAAAGATGCTACGATTGAAGATATTTTAAATAGTTGCTTGAAAGGTACCGGGCTGAAGTATTCTATTGAAGAGAAGACCATCGTGATATGGAAGAAAACTGTTCTGCCGCAGAAACAAGTGGCGGAGCGAATTGTTAAGGGTGTTGTGCTTGATAAACAGGGAACTCCACTGCCGGGAACGACGGTCGTGTTGAAGGGAACGACGTCGGGAGTCGTGGCGGATTCTATTGGACGTTTTCAAATCAAATTACCGGAGCAGGGAACGCATGTGCTTGTTTTCTCGTTCGTGGGAATGAAAAAGCAGGAGATTCCGGTGTCCGGTAAGGAGTTTATTAAAGTTGTGCTGGAGGAGGATAGCGAGAATCTAGGCGATGTGGTGGTGACCGGTTATCAGACGATTTCCAAGGAGCGTGCCACGGGTGCTTACTCGATCGTGGATGCAGAGACATTGGGACGGAAGCCGACCTCCAATCTCGCGCAAGCGTTGGTAGGGTTGGTACCGGGATTGACGGTGGTGAGCGCACCGGTGGATGGGCAAGTTCGTTTTGCCATCCGGGGACAAGGTACTATATCGCAAGTCAGTATGGGAGGAGCTAATTGGAAGGCGGACAACGATCCGTTGATCGTGGTGGATGGTTTCCCTATCAGTGGTTATATGCTTGAGAGCGATCCGTTTTCATCCATTAACCCGAACGATGTGGAGTCGGTGACAGTGTTGAAGGATGCGGCTGCGACTTCCATTTACGGGGCGCGTGCGGCAAACGGGGTGATTGTGATTACCACGAAGAGGGGCAAGTCGAAAAGCAGGTTGGATATTTCGGCCGATGCTTACTGGTCGGTGAGTTCTCGGGCGGATTTGGACTATTTGTTTAACATGGCATCGGCGGAGAACCAGTTCCGTTTTGAGGAGTTGGTGCATAAGTATAAACCGATTAATCTTACCAGTAATGACCCTTACTTGAGAGCCAGCGCACGGCGGTTTTATATGTCGGCTCCATACAGCATGCTGTACGAGCGGGATAATAGAAGGAATCTTACCGCGGAGGAGTACGAGGCTAAAAAACGGGAACTTATCGAACGGGGAAACCGTGGGGCGTGGAAAGATGATTTGAACGAATATATTTTTCAGCGTATGGTGCGTCAGCAGTACAACGTGTCGTTACGGGGAGCGGCTGAAAAGTTGAATTACGCTTTTTCGGCTTCTTATGATGACGAGGATAGTTACCTGCAGGAGAACGGTAGTCGGCGTTTGTTGCTGAACCTTTCGAGCAATGCCCGGTTGACGAGAAATTTGTCATTCGAGTTGGCGGTGAATACCATGTTTAGCAGAGAGGAAAACAATGGTACGAGTATTGAAAGCGTGCGGGGATGGCTTAGCCCGTGGACTCGCTTGAAGGATGATGAAGGAAACTTTACGCATATATCGACCTCGCAGACGGTGTACGAGCCTCTGTTAATGTCGGGGGACTATTATGCCGGAAAGACTCCGGCAGACTGGACGTATAATCCTGTTACAGACCGGGATTACACGGATAATTATTCGAAGACGATGAATTACAGGATACAAGGTGGTTTCGAGTACCGTACGGACTGGGGATTGAACGTGAGTGCTAAAGGCCAGTACGAGCAACGGCGGTATAACGAGCACGTGTCCTACGATCCGGAATCCTTCTACGTGAGGGACTTGTATAACACCTATTCAACATTGAACGAAGTGGGTCGGTATATTTCTTATTTCCCGACAGGGGGCGTATTCTCGAACAAGGGACACACCTACGAGGCTTATAATTTGCGCGGGCAGGTCGATTACAACTACGAGAAAGATAAACACGCGTTCAATGCATTGTTTGGTACGGAGGTGATTTCTGCCACGACCGAGAGTGACCCCAAAGTGACACGTTACGGGTATAACAAGTATACGAACTCCGTACTGACAGAGTTGGACTATGTGACAAGAAAAGAGAATATTTTTGGGGTATCTTCGTATATGCCTTTCGAAAAATTGGGAAGCCTTTCGACGCTGGAAGACCGTTTCTTCTCGGTGTATGCGAATGCGGCTTACACTTATGACAATCGCTATTCGGTGACAGTTAGTTTCCGTACAGATGCTTCTAATTTCCAAGCGGAAAGTGTGCGCGACAAATTTTCTCCCTTCTGGTCGTTCGGTGCCAGTTGGTTGATCTCGAACGAACAGTTCATGGAACAGGAGACTTGGGTCGACCAGTTGAAATTGCGCGTATCGTACGGTTTAGCGGGGATTGCTGCAGGCAAGTCGGGAACCTCTAGCGTGACGACAGTAGAGGTACATCCGGGTAGCTTGATTTATTCCGGGGGAGAGTCTTTCAACAAGATAGCGGAACGCGGGAATAATACCTTGACCTGGGAAAAGTCTCGGACGTTAAATATCGGTGCGGACGTGGCCTTCTTCGGACATAAATTGAGTGGTAGCGTGGAGTTTTATAACAAGTTCTCATACGATGTGCTGGCGAATACGACCGTACCGGTGATTTCTCAGGGCGTGGAAAGTATGAAATTGAACAACGCGGAGATCGTGAATCGAGGTGTAGAGTTTTCGATCAGTTCGAATTTGCCGGTAGTGGGGGATTTGAGTTGGAATGGGACACTAAATTATTCCTACAACCACAATGAGTTGAAGAAATTCGGTTACACGGGGCCTTATATGGCGGTTGGTAATTCTTACGTGGAGGGGCGTCCGATCGGTTCTTACTCTGTTTTGAAGCCGGCGGGATATTCTCCGGAAGGGTACGTGATGTTGGAAGGGAAAGACGGTTCCCTGGAAACGATTATGGATTATTATTCCGGGCATGTGATGGATTTTGTGACTCCCCAGGATGGTCAAACGGCTGACGATAATAATTGGGCTTACTATTTGGGGACAACAGAACCGAAGAGCACGTTGAGTTTCAGCAATATGTTCACGTGGAAAGGGGTGACCTTTTCTTTCATGCTTACGGGACAGTTCGGTTATTACGTGATGACGGATTATTATGATAGTTTTTCATTAAATACGAATAACCTTGCGGCTTATTCCAAACGTTTGGACCGGGCTTTTGAAGTGTATGACGAAGGGTATGCCAACCAGACCTCTTATTCCGAGTTGCCGCTTTATAACGATGATAATAAAGCCGGGTTTGTGGAGGGCTACGCGGCTTCGGGTACAGCTATGGCTGCCATGTATTTCAGGAATAATTTCATAAAGGGTGATCATATCCGTTTGAACGAGATATTCCTCGGGTATGACTTGCCACAAAGCCTGTTGGCGAAACAAGGTGTGTTCAGCCGTATCAACGTGTACGCACAAGCGAGCAACTTGGGGTTGATTTGGAGTGCAAACGGAAAAATGGATCCGAATTATCCGCTTGGAAGTTTGAAACCGATGCCTGTTTTCACATTTGGATTGAAACTCGGTTTCAAGAATTGGTAA
- a CDS encoding FecR family protein: MEIQNNDRIKQMVVRYVKGELSEEEMDELKRWRDERVEHEELFRNVVSKEKLERGIRRFVKTPEQQELEWNQILNRTVRKKRRSRKMSWMRYAALFILPLLVGGIVYLSWDSTREMELVETSPRIVPGVSMAELVLPDGTKVWLGQEANRALEKGVKNSGDTLNYTEMGSGGMQDSCEIYHTLRVPRGGEYTLVLADGTTVYLNAESELRFPKQFKGKNRKVYLEGEGYFDVRRNEKQPFIVEVKQVEVRVLGTSFGVRAYTGEENVLTTLVQGRVNVEAGGKQVELSPGQQADFNRGNDRLTVAEVDVEQYVGWKDGRLVFDNKPLEFILEELGRWYSFDVFYSNNELKEIPYSLNIKKHEDIAQVLKFVERTGKVKFEINKNTIIVK; this comes from the coding sequence ATGGAGATTCAGAATAATGATCGGATAAAACAAATGGTCGTTCGCTACGTGAAAGGTGAGTTGAGCGAGGAGGAGATGGACGAGCTAAAACGCTGGCGAGACGAGCGAGTGGAGCATGAGGAGTTGTTCCGGAACGTGGTTTCCAAGGAGAAATTGGAGAGAGGGATTCGTCGTTTCGTGAAGACTCCTGAGCAGCAGGAATTGGAATGGAACCAAATTTTAAACCGGACGGTGCGGAAGAAACGGCGTTCTCGGAAAATGTCATGGATGCGTTATGCTGCTTTGTTTATTTTGCCTTTGCTGGTAGGTGGAATCGTGTATCTTTCATGGGATTCCACTCGGGAAATGGAACTTGTAGAAACTTCTCCTCGGATTGTTCCTGGTGTATCCATGGCCGAGTTGGTGTTGCCGGATGGAACGAAAGTGTGGTTAGGTCAAGAAGCAAATCGGGCGTTGGAAAAGGGTGTGAAGAATAGCGGAGATACGCTGAATTATACAGAAATGGGTTCCGGGGGGATGCAAGACTCCTGCGAGATATATCACACCTTGCGTGTCCCTCGCGGAGGAGAATATACATTGGTATTGGCCGACGGAACCACAGTTTATTTGAATGCCGAGTCGGAGTTAAGATTCCCGAAACAATTCAAAGGGAAGAATCGGAAAGTGTATTTGGAAGGAGAGGGATATTTTGATGTGCGGCGTAACGAGAAACAGCCTTTTATTGTTGAGGTGAAACAAGTCGAGGTGCGGGTGTTGGGAACTTCGTTCGGAGTTCGGGCTTACACGGGGGAGGAGAACGTGTTGACCACTTTGGTGCAGGGACGGGTGAACGTGGAGGCGGGAGGAAAACAAGTGGAGTTATCTCCCGGGCAACAGGCTGATTTTAATCGAGGGAATGATCGGTTAACCGTGGCTGAGGTGGATGTAGAACAGTATGTCGGTTGGAAGGATGGTCGCTTGGTATTTGATAACAAACCCTTGGAATTTATACTGGAAGAATTAGGCCGCTGGTACTCGTTTGACGTGTTCTACTCGAATAATGAGTTGAAAGAGATTCCTTATTCGTTGAACATCAAAAAACATGAGGATATTGCTCAGGTGCTGAAGTTTGTTGAACGAACCGGGAAAGTGAAATTTGAAATTAATAAGAATACGATTATAGTGAAATAA
- a CDS encoding RagB/SusD family nutrient uptake outer membrane protein, with product MRKIYTIVFLLAALVLGSCSDFLDETTDKSGSAYIYHMDQLYGLTGSTDLYLFSNVINGEGISGTAYLTEFLPLTDAVEMTPEFYVYGLQSGEPMTYPSYCWQGETLMTASWMMWTWTPAWERIYRFNTVLEYLDKVVQTTEAVRNQVEGEARFGRAYYHFMLLTQYCLWGEDKPGIGYRDNTSAGEIPKRETVGYTLERIYEDLRLAEEALIKAGRTTFDQAHNYRPTVPTVQAFRARVALYRGDYELALSNATEALKAHGTLVDFKNDPDYELEAWWWINVLDEEGEVADVIEISSMFALEDMDTEAVAKYEELYLPNVSWEGMGGTCPISEFFYNLWDRENDARWIYFYSSCTPLQMTYGKLINMDPDTSEDYISYENWQHLKPWNLYSYSRFAGNSLIGMTTAEMYLIKTECEARSGKTGMAAETLKTLRCTRFMDDASAEAGVTGSVQEVLDERLREMGAFWRFYDVKRLNGAENAGIYIRREILTDPSDLSTRKQLEIAPDDPRWALPFYTFEAATMGWEQNGGWE from the coding sequence ATGAGAAAAATATACACGATAGTATTTTTGCTGGCAGCCTTGGTTCTGGGCTCATGCAGTGATTTCTTGGATGAGACTACGGACAAGTCGGGTAGCGCTTATATATATCACATGGATCAACTCTACGGGTTGACCGGTAGTACGGATCTTTATTTATTTTCAAATGTGATAAACGGGGAAGGAATTTCCGGTACCGCTTACCTGACGGAATTTCTTCCGTTGACAGATGCGGTGGAAATGACCCCGGAGTTTTACGTGTACGGGCTGCAGTCAGGCGAACCGATGACGTACCCGTCATATTGTTGGCAGGGTGAAACATTGATGACAGCATCTTGGATGATGTGGACCTGGACCCCGGCTTGGGAACGGATCTATCGTTTCAACACGGTGTTGGAATATCTGGATAAAGTGGTTCAGACAACGGAAGCTGTCCGCAACCAAGTGGAAGGCGAAGCCCGTTTCGGGAGGGCCTATTACCATTTTATGTTGTTGACACAGTATTGCTTGTGGGGGGAGGATAAACCGGGCATCGGTTACCGGGATAATACTTCGGCAGGAGAGATTCCTAAGCGTGAAACGGTAGGCTATACGCTGGAGCGTATTTACGAGGATTTGAGATTGGCGGAAGAGGCTTTGATTAAAGCGGGGCGCACGACGTTCGACCAGGCTCATAATTACCGTCCGACGGTTCCGACCGTGCAGGCGTTCCGGGCACGGGTGGCCCTGTACCGGGGAGATTACGAGTTGGCCTTGTCGAATGCAACGGAAGCGTTGAAAGCGCACGGTACACTGGTGGATTTTAAGAATGATCCCGACTACGAGTTGGAAGCGTGGTGGTGGATTAACGTGTTGGATGAAGAGGGGGAGGTTGCAGATGTTATCGAGATCAGTTCGATGTTTGCACTGGAAGACATGGATACCGAGGCGGTAGCAAAATACGAGGAGTTGTATTTGCCCAATGTATCTTGGGAAGGAATGGGTGGTACTTGTCCGATTTCAGAGTTTTTTTACAACCTTTGGGATCGGGAGAACGATGCCCGCTGGATATATTTCTATAGTTCTTGCACGCCTCTTCAGATGACTTATGGAAAGCTTATTAATATGGATCCGGATACTTCGGAGGATTATATCAGTTATGAAAATTGGCAGCATCTGAAACCTTGGAATTTATACAGTTATTCGCGTTTTGCCGGTAATTCGCTTATCGGTATGACAACAGCGGAGATGTACTTGATCAAGACGGAGTGTGAGGCTCGAAGCGGGAAGACGGGAATGGCGGCCGAAACATTGAAAACGTTGCGTTGCACCCGTTTTATGGATGACGCCTCGGCCGAGGCGGGTGTTACCGGTAGCGTGCAGGAGGTGCTCGACGAGCGTTTGCGCGAGATGGGGGCTTTCTGGCGATTCTATGATGTCAAACGTTTGAACGGAGCTGAGAATGCCGGGATTTATATCCGCCGCGAGATATTGACTGATCCTTCCGATTTGAGTACACGCAAGCAATTGGAAATCGCCCCGGACGATCCGCGTTGGGCATTGCCTTTCTATACCTTTGAGGCGGCTACTATGGGTTGGGAACAGAATGGAGGTTGGGAATAA